The following are from one region of the Oscillospiraceae bacterium genome:
- a CDS encoding protein phosphatase 2C domain-containing protein, whose protein sequence is MSGFHWQAAIRSETGFVRANNEDNFYFNGRFLSPEEADAGLTTEQSFVGSGLFAVFDGLGGYAFGERASFLAASLLHECLSGADPGDAEALDRYFAETNRRICLEAARQNTIIGSTAVLALIEGRTLRVCNVGDSRAYLLRGEDFTKLSLDHTVPAPRAAGGRGHCLTQHLGIPEDEFLVEPYSVRLTLQPGDKLLLCSDGLTDMVSEDEIRLTCLADAPPLSLVQTLVDLSLSASGRDNITVLLLICHEN, encoded by the coding sequence ATGAGCGGATTTCACTGGCAGGCAGCCATCCGCTCAGAGACGGGTTTTGTGCGCGCCAACAACGAGGATAACTTCTACTTCAACGGCCGGTTTCTCTCCCCGGAGGAGGCCGACGCGGGTCTCACCACCGAGCAGTCGTTCGTCGGGTCCGGACTCTTTGCCGTCTTCGACGGACTGGGCGGTTACGCCTTTGGGGAGCGCGCCTCCTTTTTGGCCGCCTCACTCCTCCACGAGTGCCTGTCCGGCGCGGACCCGGGCGACGCCGAGGCGCTGGACCGTTATTTCGCTGAGACAAACCGGCGCATCTGCCTGGAGGCGGCGCGCCAAAACACGATCATCGGGTCCACAGCGGTCCTGGCCCTCATCGAGGGCAGGACCCTGCGGGTCTGCAACGTGGGAGACAGCCGGGCCTATTTGCTGCGCGGAGAGGACTTCACCAAGCTGTCGCTGGACCACACGGTCCCGGCGCCGCGCGCGGCGGGCGGGCGGGGGCACTGCCTCACCCAACATCTGGGGATCCCGGAGGACGAGTTCCTTGTCGAGCCGTACAGCGTGCGCCTGACACTTCAGCCGGGCGACAAACTCCTGCTGTGCAGCGACGGTCTCACGGACATGGTGAGCGAGGATGAGATCCGCCTCACCTGCCTGGCGGACGCGCCGCCGCTGTCTCTTGTGCAGACGCTTGTCGACCTCTCTCTCTCCGCCAGCGGCCGCGACAACATCACGGTTTTGCTCCTTATTTGTCATGAAAATTGA
- a CDS encoding S-layer homology domain-containing protein — protein MAEWAAPFVEYTYENDIMRGTGDAFRPLSNLTREQTLAIVYRSIVKYEWSV, from the coding sequence ATCGCGGAGTGGGCGGCGCCGTTTGTGGAGTACACGTATGAAAACGACATCATGCGCGGCACCGGCGACGCCTTCCGGCCCCTCTCAAACCTGACGCGGGAACAGACCCTCGCCATCGTCTACCGTTCCATCGTCAAGTACGAATGGTCCGTATGA